A single region of the Musa acuminata AAA Group cultivar baxijiao chromosome BXJ1-11, Cavendish_Baxijiao_AAA, whole genome shotgun sequence genome encodes:
- the LOC103972096 gene encoding ruBisCO large subunit-binding protein subunit alpha: MASANAISTASILRSASPRQESLGRRVSQRHGHGYEGRRKLVVRAMAKDIAFDQNSRSSLQAGVEKLANAVGVTLGPRGRNVVLDEYGAPKVVNDGVTIARAIELADPMENAGAALIREVASKTNDSAGDGTTTASVLAREIIKLGLLSVTSGANPVSIKKGIDKTVSGLVEELEKKARPVKGRNDIKAIATISAGNDEFIGTMIADAIDKVGPDGVLSIESSSSFETTVDVEEGMEIDRGYISPQFVTNPEKLLVEFEDAKVLVTDQKISTIKEIIPLLEKTTQLRTPLLIIAEDVTGEALATLVVNKLRGILNVAAIKAPGFGERRKALLQDIAIVTGAEFQAKDLGLLIENVSVEQLGTARKITIAQTSTTIIADAASKDEIQARIAQLKKELAETDSVYDSEKLAERIAKLSGGVAVIKVGAATETELEDRKLRIEDAKNATFAAIEEGIVPGGGAALVHLSTTVPAIKDKIEDADERIGADIVQKALVAPAALIADNAGVEGEVVVEKIKDSEWEIGYNAMTDKYENLVEAGVIDPAKVTRCALQNAASVAGMVLTTQAIVVDKPKPKAPVAGPAEGSLAI, from the exons ATGGCTTCCGCCAACGCTATCTCCACCGCCTCCATCCTCCGCTCCGCGTCCCCCCGCCAG GAGAGCCTGGGAAGGAGAGTAAGCCAGAGGCATGGGCATGGGTACGAAggccgccggaagctcgtcgtgcGGGCCATGGCTAAGGACATTGCCTTCGATCAGAATTCCAGGTCGTCGCTCCAGGCCGGCGTCGAGAAGCTCGCCAATGCTGTCGGTGTTACCCTCGGCCCTAGAG GGAGGAATGTCGTGTTGGATGAGTATGGGGCTCCAAAAGTGGTCAATGATGGGGTAACTATTGCTCGTGCCATTGAGCTCGCAGATCCAATGGAGAATGCTGGTGCAGCATTGATTCGTGAG GTTGCTAGCAAGACAAATGACTCAGCTGGAGATGGCACCACAACTGCATCAGTTCTTGCACGTGAAATTATTAAGTTaggtttgttgagtgttacttctGGTGCAAATCCTGTCTCCATCAAGAAAGGAATTGATAAGACTGTTAGTGGTCTGGTGGAAGAGCTTGAGAAGAAAGCCCGGCCTGTAAAAGGACGAAATGACATCAAAG CCATTGCAACGATCTCTGCCGGTAACGATGAATTTATAGGAACCATGATTGCTGATGCTATTGATAAAGTCGGTCCAGATGGTGTTCTTTCTATTGAGTCGTCATCATCGTTTGAGACCACAGTTGATGTGGAAGAAGGGATGGAG ATTGACCGAGGCTACATCTCGCCGCAGTTTGTGACAAATCCTGAGAAGTTACTTGTTGAGTTTGAAGATGCAAAAGTTCTAGTGACTGATCAGAAGATTTCAACAATAAAGGAGATTATACCTTTGCTGGAGAAAACCACCCAACTGAGAACCCCTCTTCTCATTATTGCCGAAGATGTTACTGGTGAGGCTTTGGCAACTCTAGTTGTGAATAAGCTTCGAGGTATTCTGAATGTTGCTGCAATCAAAGCTCCTGGGTTTGGTGAAAGAAGGAAGGCTCTTCTTCAAGATATTGCCATTGTAACAG GAGCTGAATTCCAAGCCAAAGATCTTGGCTTACTGATTGAAAACGTATCGGTTGAGCAACTGGGAACAGCAAGGAAGATCACAATTGCCCAGACTTCTACTACCATTATTGCTGATGCAGCATCCAAGGATGAGATTCAGGCCAGAATTGCCCAGTTGAAAAAGGAGCTTGCTGAGACAGACTCGGTGTATGATTCTGAGAAGCTAGCCGAGAGGATTGCTAAGCTCTCAGGTGGTGTGGCAGTTATAAAGGTCGGTGCTGCAACGGAGACAGAACTCGAAGACCGCAAGCTCAGAATTGAGGATGCCAAGAATGCCACTTTTGCTGCTATAGAGGAAGGCATAGTTCCTGGTGGAGGTGCTGCGCTGGTTCACCTCTCTACCACTGTACCTGCCATCAAAGACAAGATTGAAGATGCAGATGAGCGCATTGGAGCTGACATTGTGCAAAAA GCACTGGTGGCACCTGCAGCTTTGATTGCAGACAATGCAGGTGTAGAAGGGGAAGTTGTGGTAGAGAAAATTAAGGACAGCGAATGGGAGATTGGTTACAATGCTATGACCGACAAGTACGAAAATCTAGTGGAAGCTGGAGTTATCGATCCAGCTAAAGTGACACGGTGTGCCCTGCAAAATGCTGCATCTGTTGCTGGAATGGTGTTGACGACACAGGCGATTGTCGTGGATAAGCCTAAGCCAAAGGCTCCTGTGGCTGGACCAGCTGAAGGAAGTCTCGCCATCTAA